From the Scophthalmus maximus strain ysfricsl-2021 chromosome 11, ASM2237912v1, whole genome shotgun sequence genome, one window contains:
- the si:ch211-105f12.2 gene encoding RIMS-binding protein 2-like yields the protein MSMETSLELDVLIYQNELRFATPEEIREWELETASQVSIPTVRLFVALYPYNPAAMSPNHETAAEELPFVPGQIIKVCGDKDSDGFYHGESGGLSGYVPSNMVTEIPVDDEYLKHLLMQQGFLPVDHTGMSTTPDVSDVASIPDDVVVRRMVALFDYDPWESSPNVDSEVEIGFCSGDIIYVLGDMDQDGFYYGDLHGRRGLVPSNFLQPLPWN from the exons ATGTCAATGGAGACAAGCCTGGAGCTCGACGTTTTGATTTACCAAAATGAGTTGAGGTTTGCGACTCCGGAGGAGATCAGGGAATGGGAGCTGGAGACTGCGAGCCAGGTGTCCATACCCACCGTGCGACTCTTTGTGGCACTCTACCCGTACAACCCTGCTGCAATGTCCCCCAACCACGAGACAGCAGCGGAGGAGCTGCCTTTCGTACCAGGGCAGATAATCAAG GTGTGTGGAGACAAAGACTCTGATGGTTTCTATCACGGGGAGTCGGGTGGTCTCTCCGGTTATGTGCCGAGTAACATGGTGACCGAGATCCCGGTGGACGATGAGTACCTGAAGCATCTCCTCATGCAGCAGGGATTCCTCCCTGTGGACCACACAG GTATGTCTACAACGCCGGATGTGAGCGACGTGGCCAGTATCCCCGACGATGTGGTTGTTCGAAGAATGGTGGCCTTATTTGACTATGATCCTTGGGAAAGTTCGCCCAACGTCGACAGTGAA GTGGAAATTGGTTTTTGTTCAGGAGACATTATATATGTGTTAGGTGACATGGATCAAGATGGATTTTACTAT gGGGATCTGCACGGGCGACGAGGTTTGGTTCCATCAAACTTCTTGCAGCCGCTTCCCTGGAATTAG